The Algoriphagus sp. TR-M9 genome has a window encoding:
- a CDS encoding molybdenum cofactor biosynthesis protein MoaE: MKKVFLEGAISPEFIAESIAKHQGKHTIGAHNIFLGQVRADEVGDQKVVAIKYTTYEEMANEKLHEIREAAFEQFDLTCLHIYHSLGKVKVGEVCIFVFVSSPRRKQVYEATEWLVNQVKEQVPIFGKEILDNADHQWKVNS; the protein is encoded by the coding sequence ATGAAAAAAGTATTTCTTGAGGGAGCTATCTCCCCAGAATTTATAGCAGAGTCCATTGCCAAGCATCAGGGCAAGCATACCATCGGGGCGCATAATATTTTCTTGGGCCAGGTTCGTGCAGATGAAGTCGGCGATCAAAAAGTTGTTGCCATAAAATACACCACTTATGAGGAAATGGCAAACGAAAAGCTCCACGAGATTCGTGAGGCGGCATTTGAGCAATTCGATCTGACATGCCTACATATTTATCATAGCCTGGGTAAGGTAAAAGTCGGGGAGGTTTGCATTTTCGTATTCGTATCCTCTCCGAGAAGAAAGCAAGTGTATGAGGCTACAGAATGGCTAGTGAATCAGGTCAAAGAACAGGTGCCGATCTTTGGTAAAGAGATTCTGGACAATGCCGATCATCAATGGAAAGTAAATAGTTGA
- the moeB gene encoding HesA/MoeB/ThiF family protein, with translation MQRYQRQIILPGIRDSGQQKLHESKILVVGAGGLGCAVLPYLAAAGVGNLGIVDGDKVELSNLHRQVLYSDQSTGSYKVQEAKRYINHLNSAVKTVSYPVFLTEENVDNLISAYDLVIDATDNTEVRYILDEACRRANKPMIYGSIFRFQGQVSVFNYQGGPSYRSLFPEEEQSLLNCAEAGVLGTTVGLIGMLQANEAMKIVLGIGEVLSGKILIYNLLSNEQQIFDLEMPEGEVVERVPTVKVDFISPEEALAQSGILLDVREIGEVPFLQFTNCINLPLSALERRLDEIPRDRPISVFCQAGTRAIAASKILQEAKFSEVKAIRGGAKDLIQLKTQSTQHEKSIS, from the coding sequence ATGCAAAGATACCAGCGACAAATCATCCTTCCCGGCATAAGGGATTCCGGCCAGCAAAAACTACATGAGAGCAAAATCCTTGTAGTAGGTGCTGGAGGATTAGGCTGTGCTGTTTTACCTTACCTCGCTGCGGCAGGCGTGGGTAACTTGGGAATTGTGGATGGGGATAAAGTGGAGCTGAGTAATCTGCACAGGCAGGTTTTATATTCAGACCAATCTACTGGTTCATATAAAGTTCAGGAAGCCAAGCGCTATATAAATCACTTAAATTCAGCTGTCAAGACAGTGTCTTATCCTGTTTTTCTCACGGAGGAAAATGTGGATAACTTGATCTCCGCATATGACCTGGTGATAGATGCTACGGACAATACGGAGGTAAGATATATCTTGGATGAGGCGTGTAGGCGGGCAAATAAGCCAATGATCTACGGATCAATCTTTCGATTTCAGGGACAGGTTTCCGTATTCAATTACCAAGGTGGTCCCTCCTACAGAAGCCTATTTCCAGAAGAAGAACAAAGCCTCTTAAATTGTGCAGAGGCCGGAGTTTTGGGTACCACAGTAGGCTTGATCGGGATGTTGCAAGCCAATGAAGCCATGAAGATTGTTTTGGGAATTGGAGAGGTGCTTTCCGGGAAGATCCTCATCTATAATCTGCTTTCCAATGAGCAGCAGATTTTTGATTTGGAGATGCCGGAAGGAGAAGTGGTGGAGAGGGTTCCTACGGTGAAGGTAGACTTTATTTCTCCTGAGGAAGCTTTGGCACAAAGTGGAATCTTACTGGATGTGCGTGAAATCGGTGAAGTGCCATTCCTTCAATTCACAAATTGTATTAACCTCCCGCTTTCTGCCCTGGAGAGGCGTTTGGATGAGATTCCCAGAGACAGGCCGATTAGCGTTTTTTGCCAGGCAGGTACCCGGGCTATTGCAGCTTCCAAGATTTTGCAGGAGGCTAAATTTTCTGAGGTGAAAGCCATCCGCGGAGGAGCTAAAGACTTAATACAATTGAAAACCCAATCAACTCAACATGAAAAAAGTATTTCTTGA
- a CDS encoding MoaD/ThiS family protein, giving the protein MITVNYFGTLAEAAQSDSEALDLQAVSVAELVDLLDAKYGLRKFQFQVAVNRKIISKKQDIQLTASDEIALLPPFSGG; this is encoded by the coding sequence ATGATCACTGTAAATTACTTTGGAACCCTAGCAGAAGCTGCGCAAAGCGATTCAGAAGCTTTGGATTTGCAAGCTGTCAGCGTAGCTGAACTGGTAGATCTTTTGGATGCCAAATATGGCCTTCGTAAGTTTCAGTTTCAGGTGGCGGTAAACCGAAAAATCATTTCCAAAAAGCAAGATATCCAACTCACAGCTAGTGATGAAATAGCCTTACTTCCACCTTTTTCCGGAGGATAA
- the cobA gene encoding uroporphyrinogen-III C-methyltransferase gives MKTLTGKNPRLTLLGAGPGDPELLTLKAVNALNDADVVLYDSLVSEEILLHAAQALQVFVGKRVGKHSHSQDEINELIVNYALEYGHVVRVKGGDPFVFGRGKEEELYALEHGINVNVIPGISSSVAVPATLGIPVTSRGVADSFWVITGTTSERKLSKDLKLAAKSSATVVVLMGMSKLSEIADIYLSVGKGDLPVAIIKEGTKAEQKEVVGTIQNIVEISANQGMAAPAIIVIGEVVHLAGVKKQLQEEWILEDEFIFQNLNTLPFVN, from the coding sequence ATGAAAACATTAACTGGAAAAAATCCACGACTCACTTTGTTGGGTGCAGGTCCTGGCGATCCTGAACTGCTCACGCTGAAAGCAGTGAACGCTTTGAACGACGCAGATGTGGTCTTGTATGACTCTCTGGTCAGCGAGGAAATATTGCTTCACGCAGCTCAAGCCCTGCAGGTATTCGTGGGAAAAAGAGTGGGTAAACACAGCCATTCCCAGGACGAAATCAATGAGTTGATTGTGAATTACGCGTTGGAATATGGACATGTAGTCCGTGTGAAGGGTGGAGATCCTTTTGTTTTTGGGAGAGGAAAAGAAGAAGAACTATATGCTTTGGAGCATGGAATAAATGTAAACGTAATTCCTGGAATCTCTTCCAGCGTGGCTGTCCCGGCTACCTTGGGCATTCCGGTGACCAGCCGTGGTGTGGCGGATAGTTTCTGGGTCATTACCGGCACCACGAGTGAAAGGAAGCTTTCCAAAGACCTGAAGCTAGCGGCCAAATCCTCCGCAACGGTGGTCGTATTGATGGGAATGAGCAAGCTTTCCGAAATCGCCGATATTTATCTATCAGTTGGAAAGGGTGATTTGCCAGTCGCGATTATTAAGGAGGGAACCAAAGCGGAACAAAAAGAAGTGGTGGGAACCATTCAAAACATAGTGGAGATCAGTGCAAACCAAGGAATGGCTGCACCAGCGATTATCGTAATCGGTGAGGTGGTGCATTTGGCAGGAGTGAAAAAGCAGCTTCAGGAAGAATGGATCCTGGAGGATGAATTTATTTTCCAGAACCTGAATACCTTGCCCTTTGTTAACTAA
- the mobA gene encoding molybdenum cofactor guanylyltransferase: protein MKKNSEISAYILCGGKSKRMQSEKGLVLYKGKPFIRWIIEAVMPVTSNIILVTSNGDYELIGLPMIEDVYADKGPVGGIHTALQHSKTDRNLILSCDVPKITTELIRNLVSESGKSEASLTFLHDGKNDYPLLGVYRKSAKKAFAEAIIADRLKLCPLVNLMSHQKLCVNSQQKALVQNINSRAELQALNLLNP, encoded by the coding sequence TTGAAGAAAAACTCAGAAATATCGGCCTATATACTCTGTGGAGGCAAAAGCAAACGAATGCAATCCGAAAAAGGCCTGGTGCTGTATAAGGGAAAGCCTTTTATCCGCTGGATCATAGAGGCGGTCATGCCAGTGACTTCCAATATTATTCTGGTGACCAGTAATGGGGATTATGAATTGATAGGATTGCCTATGATTGAGGATGTCTATGCGGACAAGGGCCCGGTGGGAGGCATCCATACGGCTTTGCAGCATAGCAAAACTGACAGAAATCTGATTTTGAGCTGTGATGTGCCGAAAATAACTACGGAGCTGATCCGGAATCTCGTGAGTGAATCCGGTAAAAGCGAGGCATCACTTACATTTCTTCACGATGGCAAAAATGATTACCCGCTTCTAGGTGTGTATAGAAAATCAGCCAAAAAAGCTTTTGCAGAAGCTATAATCGCAGACAGGCTCAAGCTCTGCCCATTGGTCAATTTGATGTCCCATCAGAAACTTTGCGTCAATTCCCAGCAGAAAGCGCTGGTACAAAATATTAACAGCAGGGCCGAGCTACAGGCTCTAAACCTATTGAATCCATGA
- a CDS encoding molybdopterin molybdotransferase MoeA, with translation MISVTEALDLIKRETTALPKTSIPLEESNGYYLAEPIIAPMSLPPFRQSAMDGYAFRHGDVTELEVIGECKAGDAHEFELQANQAVRIFTGARVPDQADTVIIQEHVEVKGKMISIQKLPAKSANVRKIGEQVPAGEQVLAEGLKITESIIGFLAGFGITEVLVFNKPKITLIVTGNELQEPGRPLNPGAIYESNAIMLKSALISRGFDSVRILKVQDDLESTKRVISLGLESDVLLISGGISVGDYDFVNEALKANGAKEIFYKVNQKPGKPIWFGKKGETLIFALPGNPASSLTCFLIYALSALQIMSGNVNYDLDFSTGVLRHSTTNKFGKTLFILGTEQDGQLDIYPKQASSMLISYALGNALILIPEEKEVLEAGERLSYLPINRN, from the coding sequence ATGATTTCTGTAACTGAAGCATTAGACCTGATCAAAAGAGAAACTACAGCTCTTCCAAAGACTAGCATTCCTTTGGAAGAGAGCAATGGGTACTATTTGGCGGAGCCCATCATAGCCCCTATGAGTCTTCCGCCATTTAGGCAGTCGGCGATGGACGGTTATGCTTTTCGCCATGGTGACGTGACGGAGCTAGAAGTTATAGGAGAATGCAAAGCCGGTGATGCCCATGAATTTGAACTGCAGGCAAATCAGGCGGTTCGGATATTTACCGGGGCGCGAGTCCCAGACCAGGCAGATACGGTGATCATTCAGGAGCATGTGGAAGTGAAGGGGAAGATGATTTCCATCCAAAAACTTCCGGCAAAATCTGCCAATGTGCGTAAAATCGGCGAGCAGGTGCCAGCAGGAGAGCAAGTGCTCGCAGAGGGATTAAAAATCACAGAATCCATTATCGGGTTTTTAGCCGGTTTTGGGATTACCGAGGTTTTAGTCTTTAACAAACCCAAAATTACTTTGATCGTGACAGGAAATGAACTTCAGGAGCCAGGAAGGCCCTTAAATCCTGGTGCTATTTACGAAAGCAATGCGATCATGCTCAAGTCCGCACTGATATCAAGAGGCTTTGATTCAGTGCGGATTCTGAAAGTTCAGGACGATCTGGAGTCTACCAAAAGAGTGATAAGTCTGGGACTTGAGTCAGACGTGCTGCTGATTTCCGGAGGGATATCTGTCGGAGATTATGATTTTGTCAATGAAGCTTTGAAGGCAAATGGAGCCAAGGAGATTTTCTATAAGGTCAACCAAAAGCCGGGCAAACCAATATGGTTTGGGAAAAAGGGAGAAACGCTAATTTTCGCCTTGCCGGGCAATCCGGCATCTTCACTCACTTGCTTTTTGATCTATGCGCTTTCGGCCCTACAGATCATGTCAGGAAATGTGAACTACGACCTGGATTTTAGCACAGGGGTGCTCAGGCATAGTACTACTAATAAGTTCGGGAAGACCCTTTTTATACTGGGTACAGAGCAGGACGGTCAGCTTGATATTTATCCCAAGCAAGCCTCCAGTATGCTGATTTCGTATGCTTTAGGAAATGCCCTGATATTGATTCCCGAGGAAAAGGAAGTTTTAGAAGCTGGAGAAAGGCTGAGCTATCTTCCGATTAATAGAAATTAA
- a CDS encoding TPM domain-containing protein → MRFPLDLKIRSILFLLLFISLGIQAQELPPAPNPPRLVNDFTNTLSSAELVQLESKLVAYNDSTSSQIAIVMMRSVGQNEISDYAFRLGDAWGIGGGNNDNGILILAAMDDRKVFIATGYGMEGAVPDALAKRIVENLILPNFRREAYYEGLNEATDMIIKLASGEYQAEDIESKGNSGGAIFMVLFFIFIFVILPLLRNRNDNDNHMGGRGGGVDLWTTIMLANMLGGGGRSSGGFGGGGGFGGGGGGFGGFGGGSFGGGGAGGSW, encoded by the coding sequence ATGAGATTTCCTTTGGATCTTAAGATTCGATCAATTCTATTTCTTTTACTCTTCATCAGTCTGGGAATCCAGGCTCAGGAACTTCCCCCTGCGCCGAATCCTCCCCGGCTGGTGAATGATTTTACAAACACCCTTTCCTCAGCCGAGCTGGTGCAGCTTGAAAGCAAGCTTGTGGCATACAATGACAGTACCTCTTCGCAGATCGCTATTGTAATGATGCGTTCTGTGGGGCAAAATGAGATTTCAGATTACGCCTTTCGACTTGGAGATGCCTGGGGCATTGGCGGTGGAAACAACGATAACGGTATCCTGATCTTGGCGGCCATGGATGACCGGAAGGTATTCATTGCCACTGGATATGGAATGGAAGGCGCAGTGCCTGATGCACTGGCGAAGCGAATCGTCGAGAACCTAATACTGCCCAATTTCCGTCGTGAAGCCTATTATGAAGGACTGAACGAGGCTACGGACATGATCATTAAACTAGCATCTGGAGAGTATCAAGCGGAGGATATTGAATCAAAAGGAAATAGCGGAGGAGCTATTTTTATGGTGCTTTTCTTCATTTTTATCTTTGTGATTTTGCCTTTGTTGAGAAATCGCAATGACAATGATAACCATATGGGCGGCCGTGGAGGCGGAGTGGATCTATGGACCACGATCATGCTGGCTAATATGCTGGGCGGTGGAGGCCGATCTTCTGGCGGCTTCGGCGGCGGCGGTGGATTCGGTGGCGGAGGCGGCGGCTTCGGTGGATTCGGGGGCGGTAGCTTCGGAGGCGGTGGAGCCGGCGGTAGCTGGTAA
- a CDS encoding TPM domain-containing protein, translating to MAEKLFSSADREAIIQAIKSAEVSTSGEIQVHIESRCKGEVLDRAVRVFDTLKMHQTKDRNGVLFYLAVVDKRFAILGDKGINDAVADDFWENIKEHMASLFKQGQFTQGLIDGIHMAGEQLGQHFPYQADSDINELPDEISFGS from the coding sequence ATGGCTGAAAAATTATTCTCATCGGCAGACCGGGAGGCGATCATTCAAGCCATCAAGTCTGCTGAAGTTTCCACTTCCGGCGAAATCCAGGTCCATATAGAAAGCCGATGCAAAGGCGAGGTACTAGACCGCGCCGTCCGGGTTTTTGATACGTTGAAAATGCATCAGACCAAGGACCGAAATGGGGTGCTTTTCTATTTGGCCGTAGTGGATAAGCGATTTGCCATTTTGGGTGATAAAGGGATCAATGATGCTGTAGCGGATGATTTCTGGGAAAATATAAAAGAACACATGGCCAGCTTATTTAAGCAAGGCCAATTTACACAAGGTCTGATCGATGGCATCCATATGGCCGGCGAGCAACTTGGACAGCATTTCCCGTATCAGGCTGATTCAGACATAAACGAACTTCCTGATGAGATTTCCTTTGGATCTTAA
- a CDS encoding LemA family protein, whose translation MKKFLIPILILAVVGIFIYTKAVGTYNTFVQKEEVINGQWAEVETQYQRRSDLIPNLVNTVKGYADFEQETLTAVIEARAKATAVNVDPSNLTPEKLAEFQGAQGELSGALGRLLVSVERYPELKANQNFLELQAQLEGTENRIAVARRNFNQSVQDYNSNLRTFPNNLFAGWYGFEQKGYFEASEGAENAPTVQF comes from the coding sequence ATGAAAAAATTCCTTATTCCTATTCTGATTTTGGCTGTTGTGGGTATTTTTATCTATACCAAGGCCGTAGGGACTTATAATACCTTTGTCCAAAAAGAAGAAGTTATCAATGGTCAGTGGGCTGAAGTAGAGACCCAGTATCAGCGTAGATCAGACTTGATCCCTAATTTGGTCAACACGGTAAAAGGCTATGCGGACTTTGAGCAAGAGACGCTTACTGCGGTCATCGAAGCCAGAGCAAAAGCCACTGCTGTAAATGTGGACCCTTCAAACCTTACACCTGAAAAACTCGCGGAATTTCAAGGTGCACAAGGAGAACTTTCGGGTGCATTGGGCAGGTTGTTGGTCAGTGTGGAGCGTTATCCAGAGCTAAAAGCCAACCAGAACTTCCTAGAACTGCAAGCGCAGCTAGAAGGCACCGAAAACAGAATAGCTGTGGCAAGACGGAACTTCAACCAATCCGTACAGGATTACAATTCCAATCTCAGAACATTCCCGAACAACCTTTTTGCAGGCTGGTACGGATTTGAGCAGAAGGGCTATTTCGAAGCCTCTGAAGGCGCTGAGAATGCTCCTACTGTACAGTTTTAA
- a CDS encoding aspartyl protease family protein, translating to MNTALSQYMQKSVGFFLVLIFTLQVAGFAQVPGFFMKEDRRKVTLPFYASNSLIIIPVSINGNTPINFLLDTGVRSNILFSRVLGDALGLEYTRQLKLVGADGSTDLTASVSPINHFDLGPIEGVFQSLLVLDEEFFGLESVIGIPIYGIIGHEFFKYNPIKIDYDNEKIDFYQQGRMKWKPLFYRKMDLSVEDSKPYINAEVKQRDGSVLQAKLLVDTGANHGLLLNRETTDKITMPPLFIESELGQSLGGILYGYVGRVDYMELAGFRLKDVLTSYPEETDFSYVIKESGRQGSLGAEVLGRTKLILDYPRDRILVKKAENFYAPFQFDMSGMSLKKIPNDDNRVYISEVRVGSPAANSGVKAYDEILEINNVPTFIWELSEINRLMRSEPGKKITMKIRRYKDDNLEDYEDSVVTFSLRKQI from the coding sequence TTGAATACAGCTCTCAGTCAGTATATGCAGAAAAGCGTAGGTTTTTTTTTAGTATTGATTTTCACCCTGCAGGTTGCCGGCTTTGCCCAGGTTCCTGGTTTTTTCATGAAGGAAGACCGTCGGAAGGTGACCCTTCCCTTTTATGCCTCCAATAGTCTGATCATTATTCCGGTATCCATCAATGGAAATACGCCTATAAATTTTCTTCTGGACACCGGAGTGAGAAGCAATATTCTGTTCAGTAGGGTACTGGGTGATGCTTTGGGACTGGAATATACCAGACAGCTCAAGCTTGTGGGAGCCGATGGTAGTACTGATCTAACTGCGTCTGTTTCTCCGATCAACCATTTTGACCTAGGCCCTATTGAAGGGGTATTTCAGAGTTTATTGGTGTTAGATGAAGAGTTTTTTGGGTTGGAATCTGTAATTGGAATCCCCATTTATGGCATCATAGGGCATGAATTTTTCAAGTACAATCCCATCAAAATAGATTACGATAATGAGAAAATAGATTTCTATCAGCAGGGCAGGATGAAGTGGAAGCCGCTATTTTATAGAAAAATGGATTTGAGCGTGGAGGACAGCAAGCCTTACATCAATGCAGAGGTCAAGCAGCGGGATGGCTCCGTGCTACAGGCCAAACTTCTGGTCGATACTGGTGCCAACCACGGACTACTGCTCAATCGGGAGACTACGGATAAAATCACCATGCCGCCCTTATTTATCGAGTCTGAACTGGGGCAAAGTCTGGGCGGGATCCTCTATGGCTACGTGGGCAGGGTGGATTACATGGAGCTGGCGGGCTTTAGATTGAAGGATGTGCTGACTTCCTATCCCGAAGAGACGGACTTCAGCTATGTAATCAAAGAATCCGGTAGGCAAGGAAGTCTTGGAGCTGAGGTTTTGGGCAGGACCAAGCTTATTCTAGATTATCCCAGAGACAGGATTTTGGTGAAAAAGGCAGAGAATTTCTATGCCCCATTTCAGTTTGACATGAGTGGGATGAGCCTAAAGAAAATTCCAAATGATGATAATAGGGTTTACATTTCGGAGGTACGGGTCGGCTCTCCGGCAGCTAATTCAGGTGTGAAGGCTTACGATGAAATCCTCGAAATCAATAATGTGCCCACCTTTATCTGGGAACTGTCCGAAATCAATCGACTAATGCGCTCAGAGCCAGGTAAGAAAATCACCATGAAAATCCGGAGATATAAGGATGACAACTTGGAAGATTACGAGGATTCTGTGGTTACATTCTCGCTGCGCAAGCAGATTTGA
- a CDS encoding Fur family transcriptional regulator has protein sequence MADPALIEKAKKIFESFLTKQGNRKTPERFSVIDELYSLPEDEHMDVEGLFLSMRNKGYTISRATIYNTLDLLVESGLAVKHQFKDKVALYEQALTYKHHDHHVCNQCRKIREFSDPKINEIKEVIGKSFQSAITSHSLVLYGNCEIENCENLQEL, from the coding sequence ATGGCTGACCCAGCTTTAATAGAAAAAGCAAAGAAGATCTTTGAAAGCTTCCTTACCAAGCAAGGAAACAGGAAAACCCCGGAAAGGTTTTCTGTGATAGATGAACTGTATTCTCTTCCAGAAGACGAGCATATGGACGTAGAAGGCTTGTTTTTGAGCATGAGAAACAAAGGCTACACCATCAGTCGCGCTACCATTTATAATACCTTGGACTTGCTGGTAGAAAGTGGCCTTGCTGTAAAACATCAGTTCAAAGACAAAGTAGCGCTCTATGAGCAAGCTTTGACTTACAAGCATCACGACCATCATGTCTGCAACCAATGCCGGAAAATCCGCGAATTCTCAGATCCTAAAATCAATGAGATCAAGGAAGTTATAGGCAAATCTTTCCAGTCTGCCATCACCAGTCACTCTCTGGTACTCTACGGCAACTGCGAAATAGAGAACTGCGAAAACCTACAGGAACTCTAA
- a CDS encoding SRPBCC family protein, translated as MKISISTPVNQDYLTVKKGFNSDLFEKLNPPFPPVKLLLFDGSEVGDMVSLELDFLLFKQTWTSEITESEVSASEYYFVDVGVQLPFFLQTWRHKHRILNLGDESIIRDEIEFTSPISWLLYPVLYLQFLYRKPIYKKIFA; from the coding sequence ATGAAGATATCCATATCCACTCCTGTCAACCAGGATTATTTAACTGTAAAGAAAGGGTTTAACTCCGATTTGTTTGAAAAATTGAACCCGCCTTTTCCACCGGTTAAACTGCTTTTATTTGATGGGTCTGAGGTTGGGGATATGGTATCTCTAGAGTTGGATTTTTTGCTTTTCAAGCAAACCTGGACCAGTGAAATCACGGAAAGTGAAGTTTCTGCTTCCGAATATTATTTTGTGGATGTGGGCGTTCAGCTTCCTTTTTTCCTCCAAACCTGGAGACATAAGCATAGAATCCTAAATCTAGGAGATGAATCAATTATTAGGGATGAGATAGAGTTTACGAGTCCGATTTCCTGGCTACTGTACCCGGTCTTATATCTTCAGTTTCTTTACCGCAAACCTATTTATAAGAAGATTTTTGCTTAG
- a CDS encoding cytochrome c oxidase subunit 3, with translation MAEKEHELTWFQRIERLHPYETLLYLGMIGSGLIFLFLTVAFLFSGRMHLAGMNQSVPTAFLISTFLLVISGFTATSIRLAFQEENTEKLLGSLRNTVLLGLIFSVLQVVGWYELEAKGIAFTGIPSGSFLYVLSGIHVFHLLGAMIFALILYVQLAKGRSDQIHKLIIYTNPFEKMRLRLFTVYWHFMDAIWLVLFLLFVVSI, from the coding sequence ATGGCAGAGAAAGAGCATGAGCTAACCTGGTTTCAGCGGATAGAAAGGCTGCATCCATACGAAACACTCCTTTACTTAGGGATGATCGGGAGCGGATTGATTTTTCTTTTTCTGACAGTGGCCTTTTTGTTTTCGGGAAGGATGCACCTTGCGGGCATGAATCAATCGGTGCCTACGGCATTTTTGATTTCTACTTTTTTATTGGTGATCAGTGGGTTTACAGCCACTTCCATCAGGTTGGCTTTTCAGGAAGAAAACACTGAAAAACTGCTGGGGTCGCTCAGAAATACAGTTTTACTGGGCTTGATCTTCAGTGTATTACAGGTAGTAGGTTGGTATGAGCTGGAGGCCAAAGGAATAGCATTTACCGGCATTCCCAGTGGTAGTTTTCTTTATGTACTCAGCGGAATCCATGTTTTCCACTTGCTGGGGGCGATGATTTTTGCCCTGATTCTATACGTACAGCTTGCTAAAGGCCGATCCGACCAAATTCATAAGCTCATCATTTACACCAATCCATTTGAAAAAATGCGGCTAAGGCTTTTTACAGTTTATTGGCATTTTATGGATGCGATCTGGCTGGTACTCTTTTTATTATTTGTAGTCAGTATCTGA